The DNA segment TTGGTGCCTCTGCCAGTGTGTTGCCGTTGACAAGGGGCTCGGCTGGCGAGTGTCGATCCTCTACATTTTGCGATTCTTCATCTCTACACTCTTTGTCATAATTTTCGTCCGCCATGGCGTTGTTGCTGTGCGAGCTGTCACCGTCGTCGGTCATTTTGGAGTCTGGGAAGTCCCGAATTTTGTGAGTCAGAGTGTGTTGCTTCAGGTTCCCTCTGGTGGAGAAGGCGCGATCGCAAGCATCACATTTGAACGGCCTTTCTTTAGTGTGGCTGCGGTAGTGGATGTCAAGAGCACTGCGACATGCAAATGTTTTGTAGCAAATGTTGCAGGTCGTGCTGAGTTTACTATTCCCCATCCTGCCAGCGTCCAACCCTCCAAACATAGAGAAGCCCAGTGGGTTCAGGCCATAGTCGGCCACCGAAGACTTAGAATCGTCTCTGCTCAGGTCGGAGCCAGTTTCTGATGGGCCTTGACTGCGTGGGGAGATAGGTGATTTCTCTCCTCCGCCGGTGTTGTGTCCAAGGGATCCTGGGGATAAGGATTTGTCCAAAAAGAAAGGACTGGAACCTAAGCCCATGCTGTTGCGGAACCTTTCAAAGGACGTCTGCGCCGAGTGGCTGTCGATGGCCTTGACCCGCTCCTCAAGGGCAGCGAGAGATGTGTTGTACTTGGGGTGAGGGTAAGACGAAGGCATGAAGCTGTCCATGCCATCGGAGGTTGGAGGTATGGGCTGATTGGGGGGCAGCGAGTCGAAGTTGTAAGGCGCAGACATGTTGGAATCGGGGCGATCGGAGTCGCCATTCTCACTGTAAGTAGAGTGGCCGCCGTGGTGGGAGGTTGGATCCACACCACCAGGGTGCTCGTCCGCCGTGCCGTAGCCGTCGCCGTCGTGGTCATCCATGCCATCCATGCTGTCATCTTCCATGTTGTCGTCTAGTTCCTTTCTCAACTCCTCGTCCATATTCTCATCCTCACTGTCCCGCAAACTTCCATCCTGTCCGTCACCATGGTAGCCACCGAGCTCTCGGCGTTCAGCCCCCATCCCATAATGGCCCGAACTTCCTTTGCTGAGGTCAAGCTCCTTGGGCTCGTGGGGTCGAGAGAGATCAAATGGCTCAAAGGCCTTGTGGTGCTGAGGCAAGCCTGGCGGAAAAGGTAGCTGAGGAAACAAGTGCGGAGGCATGCCTTGCATGGCAGCTGCAGTGTGCATGCGAATGTGCTGCTGCAGCACAAGAAGGTTGGTGAACTGCTTGCGGCAGATGGAGCAGTGATGCATCATCCTGACGGGAGGCTTGGCACGGTGGACGCCCATGTGAGTCTTCAAGTTACCTTTAGTGGTGAAACAACGCCcgcatattttgcacctgtaagGCCGCTCCCCTGTGTGGATCCGGTAGTGCATCTGAAGTGCGCTTTTGCAGCTGAGAACCCGGTGACAGATGACGCACTGATTGGGGTCCGTGATCTTCTGCTCGATGTTCTTGACTAGAGCTTCCAGTTTGGATGTCTCCGATTTCTGAATTTCCATGTACTGCTCGAGGTTCTCCGACGGGTCGATGGTCTTGCTGGGTATGATGGAATTACGAAAAAGCCCGTCGACTGGGGCACcaggaaggggtggaggaggaacAAAGGGAGCTGCTGGACTGCGCATCATGGGAAGACTAGAGCTGAGAGGGGAAGGCAGTGGAAATGAGGTCGGAGTCATGGGCAGACTGTGACTAGTGAAACTCTGCGCTGGATGAGGGAGCATAAGGGGCTGTGATACCGGCAGGTGGCCAGACAGCGAGGAGTGGCTGGGTATTAGAGGAGGTAAAGGGTTGGCTGAAGACATGGAAGAGCAAACCGTTGTGAGGGGACTGACGGAGGAGCTAACAATGCTCTGGGTGGAGCAGGCCTGGCCAGAAAATGACGATAAGGGAGGTATTGATGGCATTGGCGGAGAACTAGGGGGTCTACTACCACTACTGCTACTGCTGTTGCTGGCGATGCTGCCAGCGGACTTGTGACCATCAGGAGTGGGTCCGGAACGTGGCGCGACAGTCTCACTTTCAGATCTCGATGGAGCTCGGTTTGGGTCCAGGTGTGGCACAGAAGTGGGTGTATCTCTCGGACTGTGTTTGGGACTAGGTAGCAGTGGCTCCATTTTGGGCTGCGGGGACACGAGGCTGCTTATTGTACGTGGAGGGAAATGCGGACCAGGAAGACGAGGCAGAGGTGGAGACATGAAGCTTGGACCTAGGCCCGAAGGAAATAGCCCGCCAGGACCGCCGCCGGGGAACATCAGCCTTGGAGGTAGAGTCGGATGATGAGGCTCTGTATGGTGCAATATACCCGGGGGTAGAGGCAGAGATGGAGGAATGGGTGTGCTGGTATTTATAGGTGGCGGAACAACGGGAGGGAGAGGCAAACGATCCAGGTGTTCGGGTACCGGATTCGGGTTCATTTTGACGTGAGGATACTTGGCTTTGTGTCGTTCAAAGTGAACTTTCAGGTTTCCTTTGGTTGAAAACCGGTTGCCGCATATGTTGCATTTGAAGGGGCGCTCACCTGCAAAACCAAAATTATTTGCAATTAATCATATTGTTCTATTAGCCTTTGGTTATCAAAAGACTTCATATATTAAGATACTAGTCTGGTGTTAGAGACACTTGACAGTCCGTGCGTGCTTGTCCTGTCATATcatacaaatgtaaacaagtttAAATATAAACTTCTGGTTTAAGTACTGTTAACTATTGATTATTAGCTACAAATTGCAGTCAGTAtggtaaaataagtaaaaaaacaaatatttttgttcctttgtACTATGATATACATCCGCCCAATTCTTTAGAGATAATAAAAATTGAGTCGAAAGatcaagcaaaaacaaagctGTTTAATTGTTGAACTAGATAATCTGAAAAACAGTTGTCACTAAGCAATCTTATTGTCTCTTCATAAAATGCGTGGGGAAGCGACAGATGTGCCCAACCAGAGagtcagagagaaagacagaaagacagagagaggggaaCGGGCTGGATGAAACCATACACCCTTCATCTTCGCCCAAGTTTTGCGCCAGCCGTCCCTGGGTAGAAATATCAGATATCGTTGGGAACTGACCGAGCACAAGGGCAGCAGGACAGGCCGGCAAAGAAGCTCAGGCGTTAGTGTTCAGATCCGGATTTGAGGGCCTTGAAGCAGGTATTGAATATCACAGAGGATCGCACGGGGAGTGGTCAGCCAAAAGCTAATTCACTCACCAAAGAAAAGTAGGTTGGACATCTCCCAAACCCTACAGACACttgaataaagaagaagaaaaaaacggAGTCTGTTACCCGACTACTAcaatgtttggttttgtttctcaAGATTATTTCCCTTCTTTATTATTCACACTAGTCTTTCGGAACACCAACCGTATTTGTGCATTAATCCCGGCATTGACCCCAAAAGAAACCAACAGGACCAGACAACAGAGAACACCGCGTCTTCAAAGAACGAAGTGTCCATGGAAACATACTGGTGACCGAGTGGTTACTCTTTCAAATCGCTCGGCACTTTTCTCTGGTGGACTGCATTTCTTCTGGTAGACTCACCGGTGGAAGTTATCTATCATTTTCAGATCGTGCATGATTTCTGCCACTGCTTTGCGATCCAGATAAATTATCTGGTCAAATTTGTttgaagtgaagaagagtgttACATCCTAGaacttttcttaaaagaaagaaaaaaagcaaaaaaccccAACGTTGACACCTTCTTCAGTCTGAGCGGCGGGTCTGTGACATTTCCCCTTCAAAACAGCgcaaacacacatgcaggcGGTGAAACCCTCGGAACATAAGACTCATCCGTGACGCAGAAAAGGTCTCGAGGCCAGTCAAACAAGTGGCCTGAGCCCGGCGGTTTCCGTGTCAGTATGGAGCCGACTACTTATTCTCTCCAGCCACGTTCCGCGCGCACTTAGTGCCCTTCATATGTGTACCGGAGGATAAGGCCAACCGCGCGCACCTTTCAAATACAGATACCAAGTTAGATTTGCATCCGTGACCCCACGTGCACAAACTTGTTTAACGTCCCTCCTATCGCCGATTACGGTGCGTGACGGGCAAAGAAACAATGTTCGGGTGAAGGTGTTGACTTCCAAACACGTTCTGTCTGACCCTGTACCCGGCTTCCTTCTCCTCTGTCTAGAACGGTTAGTCACTAATCTCTGGGGTTAAATCGCGATGAACCCTgatccccccacccaccccaaaaataggtgggggaaaaaatcctTAAGTGCGAAAAGTTTGGTGGAAATCTGTCTCGTCGCTGTCTCTGTTATCGTCGAGGTGTCGCCTCGTCACTGATCCCCAAACGGTGTCTGGTGGGCAAACATAGGTCAGCTCTAACAGCGGCTCATGGGAAGTGTTCCTCCTGCCTGTGTCCATAGCCAGCTCATCCTCACACTGGAGAGATTGTGGTACAAATGTCAGACGCCTAGAGATATTAATAACTCTGAATTTGTGCgaaaaaatgaaacaaggaGTAGTACACCTGGAGACAACCGGTGTTTTAGTTCCATCTCCACAACgaccacattttaaaataaaagacttaaaaataactttcttgaGGTACGAAACCTCCACTCCCATCGAGTTCTGTATAAACAAtagagaatttttaaaaaattgcaccaTAGGAAGGCCCGCAAAAAATACTCAAAACAGTTGCTACAGGTATCCAGACAATCGTGGCAGAAGCAAAACTGAAAGTTTCCCAACGAGTTATTTCAAACGCTTACACCTAGAGAAACGTTCAAGACGGCGTATATCATGTAGATAAGATTGCCAACATCAGGAAAGGTTTATGACTGCTCGTCAGCCAGTGCGGCTTTCCACAACCAGTCTTCTCCGCCATTTGCCGAGCTCTTCTGCTGCATGCATCGGCCAATGATTGATGCCGTAGAGATGATCTAGCTAACATAGAGGCAAGGCAACAGTAGGTACGAAACACGTTAAGAAACATCAAAAGtaaaacatcacgtgacctgaccgTCACCGTACATCAACCCCAGAGTTTAAGGGcacctgaaagaaaaacaaggtggAGCGAAGTCTCCGACTCGTGCAATGTGTTGTTCAATATCTCGGAATAacactatttatatatattacagcTAAACACGAGGGTGCATCATATTGTGAACGCAACTTTtggtatttatttcattcatatAAACACTTGACTAAAAATCGACATCGAAAgataaatgttcatttttatgcAATAGTCTTAATCACTGGTGTTGacggtttaaaaaaatgcactgtGGGTTTGCGAAAGTAGATGAGAGATTCCAGTACAGGTAACTTTTGTTGCAGGTACAAACAAGGTGGTGGAGTCATGTTATCTGTTATCATTACTGCACATCAACACTGGAGCCAGCAACTGCCAGGTGAGGTAGGAAGCTTTCCTGATATCTGTGTCAGCTTTTCTTCGCTTTACTGACAGATTGCTACACAGATAATGGCAATAGTCTTCTGCCGTACATTTTGTTCAGTATGCCAGATTTAACCCCCAATATTTTATTGAGTTTGAGGAGAGAGTTGGAAGAAAGAATCAGTCTCTTACTCTTTTTCTCGCTGCGCTGCTGCGGCTTTGTACAACcttgtttttactttaaaatattcaggtaTAATAGACATTCGTATTATTCTGAAATGAAGTAGTGTCTTCTAAGAAAAGACAGACGAGATGTTTATGTATTAAATGTTCAGATCAGCAATacaaaagcagaagaaatgCGAGACAAACATCAggtaaacaatataaataagaaGTTTTAACATGGTATGACATAGTTTCATTCTTTTAAAGGTTGCTCATTCAGATTGTAAagacatttctctctctctcaggcacacacaactttttaaaactgttactGAGCTCACGACTGTTATagttttcgtttttcttcttaatgatGGTAACAGTTCGTTTCTTTTTAGGCATGACATTCGCTTGCAGTTCTTATTTCATcatacttcttttttctttttattttctttttcttcgacACAATCATTTCCTTCTCAATGCGGTTGTCTAAAACaaacaggcctgacgagagggggggacaggggggtctggtgtacccgggcccgcggctgtcaagggggcccggccttggtcagtggatttttttttcttcttctccttttgttttcttttaaagagaaggtctaaggacagaacacccaagattacacatgcagagagttgagtttgagtgtagatattgagattcgaattgtaaacatacattatatactgggaaaataatttacgattacaagtacaaggggcccggagaggtctgtcccggggcccgggctggctctcggcggccctgaaaACAAAGGTGTTGATCCTTTCGCCTACCAGATCTCACCTTTaactttcattgaaaaaaaaatcgtttgtgCCAACGGCAAATAAAATCGACCGAAAAAGTGGATTTGTGTTAAATCATCTCGCTTGAAATGCCTTGTCCTTTGGATGTGCGTGCTCAGCAGCACACATAGTCAGCAGCTATCTATGCTCTTCCTTGGTGTCTCCTTTGACCTTTTCACTTTTGAGCACCGCTGTCAAGTCGCAAAGCAATCGTCCTGTCACAAACTCATTCACAAATCGTACCCTGatgtctttcttccttccttcccgcTTCCCTTCCCCCCTTCAGCATCCCACTCTCTCATTGCCCCTCTGTACACCCTCGGCTCTGCAAAAAGCGATGAgccttttttaaacttttttttttcctccgagTCTATTTACCCCCATGATGGTGCGGCTACGGCGTTTCCCTACCCGACTTTGATGAATCATTTCGCTAGGCTAAAGGTCTTTTCGACGGCAACTGATATTCCGGGTGTTTGCACAGTAGGTGTGGGGTAAAAACATTACCTTCCTATTCGCCCAGTTTTCATATTGCACCGGCCTCATTACTCTGCACACGCATTTTGTCTCAAATCGACCCGAAAAAAAGAGGGTAGAAATGGAAGGGTGCCAAAATTAGCTTGCCTTTTAGCCAACAAACTGACGGCTTCTGGTGATTAGAGCCATGCGCCCAATCCGGCTGTATCCTAGTACCACAAGGGCAACTCCTCCACCATACCCCCAACctctccaaacacacacacatcctttcttgctgacatttttccagggaggggaggagaggggattAAGAACTCGTCACCAAGGGACATGCCCCTTACATCTGAACTTAACCTTCAACATATAAAGACACTCTAGTTGGGTGGAAATAATGGTGTCGATGATACGAACGCTGTGTGTTCTTAAAGTAGGTGGCagggtgttaaaaaaaaaatccggatAAATTCTGCACATCGAACCATACCCTGACCtccacaaagaaagaaaacccgGGGAAATAAATCCAGTTTGCAACTACAGACACAAGGCGACTCTCCAAAACAAGCTAACGGTAACAAGACGTTTGTTCACCAAACATACGTCAGTATCCACTGGTCTGAAACTGTAGCCGGCGGTGGCCACATAGGCAGGGAGTGCAATTATAAACTGTTTGCAAATCTCCAACTTTCAAATATACGACGCGGGGAGTGGAGAGGACACgggtaaacagaaaaagagagatttcCGCTGCTTAATGACTTCTCATCCCGGTGTCAGGCCTGGCGCCGCTTCGGATGTGACAATTATACCATCCAGCCATTACTGTGTCCGCAATGATGTCCATGAGTGTCAAGAAAAATGACGTGAAGATGATGTTACAACATGGAGGAGGGAGTAGAAAAATCACTAATTTaccaaattttacaaatataaatgacTGAGTGGGGGAAAGGGTAGCAGACATCAAAGAAGGATAtgaaagaaagattgttttaagAATGTTACTTTAAAATTCTGAAGAATTCTATACGATGCTGAATTCGCAAATTCCACGCTACCCCAACTTCCCAAACCAaactctctctttatttattttttataaataaaaaatatttctgtagcaCGCACGCAGGACTATTGCCAAAAGGTATATGAATGCTGAGAGAAACACGGATGTTACATTTATTGACGGCAGTTTAAAATCTTTCTATACAGTTTATTTAACCCTTTTAAACACGTTAagagtaaacaattttttttaaacaatccaTCATCCActgttttttaaacacacagAGCCAAGAcacttttacagaaaaaaagtgtctgACAATTCACAGGATTTAGGACCATCCTTCAAGAAACCGTGGTACTTGTATCAAACGAACAAAGTGTTAATATTGAAAACCATATTAAACCATATTATGTACAAGCATAATTGTTTGATTAACAAAAACCGGACTTACCAGTGTGTGATCGCACGTGTATTTGCAGAGCACTATCACTGCCAAACACCTTATGGCAAAAGCGGCATTTGTGCTTAAAGAACGGGTCATCGCAGGCGTACTGGGACCGTTCCAGAACTGTAAAACGGAGAAAAACAATTGGGGTTAGGACAATTTTGTCATGGCAGCATTGCAACTAAAAGCTAATAAGACACACATATGTTTAAAGTACAAGGTTCTTTCTTACCAACAGTGGAAAGATTAAAGTTGTAAAACCATTCTCAATATTCGTGCTATTCTCGGCATTATCTTTTAAGCTTGAAGATTCATTTTCTCTGATGTACCCAAGACTTTGAGGTAGGAACCAAGAATATTCGGCAAAATGCTATCCACAATAATGACCAAGTgaaacacacaccacaaatacaacaacaaacagatcGTGTATGTCAAACAGACGCACGTGCAACCAGCGAATAAAATGTGGTAGTTTCAGTTTATTGGCATGGCTAGCGAAAAGTGATGAGAGGAAAAGGCAGTCAGAGGGatgaacaattatttttagGACCGTGAGAAAGAAGGGGAGCTGGAAACGTGGTGAACCCGGTGTGTAACTGACAGATTCAGTCATTGAACAGCCACTCCAGGTCCTCAATAATCTCTCGAGATTGCTGCTGCCGCTGCGTGGAGTGACAAGCAAGCGACAGGAAGTGGCTGCCATCATAAGGTGGGACGAAGCCGTGATCATACAAGAGAGCTTTGGATGCAGCTACAGCGCTGCAGTGGGT comes from the Pomacea canaliculata isolate SZHN2017 linkage group LG12, ASM307304v1, whole genome shotgun sequence genome and includes:
- the LOC112576549 gene encoding homeotic protein spalt-major-like isoform X2, which gives rise to MLMDLQKTQMIQWQVIHQLQSALASKLTASAGGGGSAPDVGPSTPLPGPLGLPPHLAHLMLPPQMSHLGLAAGHHPLSQQGLASYLSSQADKLKEVNKRPTEIDHNDDDDDEDNKKKIKQDDTCDDEHREESREGSSASSKAPEATKTSTPSSAPPSTTSMPILPPSAITTIANLSNSIGSIGGNGAATSGAGTSSGAPAVSIKRENLGSATYGSASLSALQRETDALKASILPGIHMPMTPEEYRGYCQRGTGERPFKCNICGNRFSTKGNLKVHFERHKAKYPHVKMNPNPVPEHLDRLPLPPVVPPPINTSTPIPPSLPLPPGILHHTEPHHPTLPPRLMFPGGGPGGLFPSGLGPSFMSPPLPRLPGPHFPPRTISSLVSPQPKMEPLLPSPKHSPRDTPTSVPHLDPNRAPSRSESETVAPRSGPTPDGHKSAGSIASNSSSSSGSRPPSSPPMPSIPPLSSFSGQACSTQSIVSSSVSPLTTVCSSMSSANPLPPLIPSHSSLSGHLPVSQPLMLPHPAQSFTSHSLPMTPTSFPLPSPLSSSLPMMRSPAAPFVPPPPLPGAPVDGLFRNSIIPSKTIDPSENLEQYMEIQKSETSKLEALVKNIEQKITDPNQCVICHRVLSCKSALQMHYRIHTGERPYRCKICGRCFTTKGNLKTHMGVHRAKPPVRMMHHCSICRKQFTNLLVLQQHIRMHTAAAMQGMPPHLFPQLPFPPGLPQHHKAFEPFDLSRPHEPKELDLSKGSSGHYGMGAERRELGGYHGDGQDGSLRDSEDENMDEELRKELDDNMEDDSMDGMDDHDGDGYGTADEHPGGVDPTSHHGGHSTYSENGDSDRPDSNMSAPYNFDSLPPNQPIPPTSDGMDSFMPSSYPHPKYNTSLAALEERVKAIDSHSAQTSFERFRNSMGLGSSPFFLDKSLSPGSLGHNTGGGEKSPISPRSQGPSETGSDLSRDDSKSSVADYGLNPLGFSMFGGLDAGRMGNSKLSTTCNICYKTFACRSALDIHYRSHTKERPFKCDACDRAFSTRGNLKQHTLTHKIRDFPDSKMTDDGDSSHSNNAMADENYDKECRDEESQNVEDRHSPAEPLVNGNTLAEAPTDSNIKASPPSSASNSPSASSQQRVPQCSSDADSQLKNPPYPSTSSNNNNSIIANKNSVPQGRDNEASVVVKNEHHSSSSSSPSSGGGESGVKRHKHQCMTCNKVFSSASALQIHTRTHTGDKPFKCTVCGKAFTTRGNLKVHMGTHMWNNSPSRRGRRMSIDPPFLLGHMREHPYLPSGAFPPAPRPPPPDMFFQYPPSFMNGLSPKLNEIPVIQSVNGGLGHHLPPVYPMPHHYPPSSKDDHHLKHPVDLLLGRSSGDIRERGDERGREHLSSLHARSPHSAPSPLNQRMSVDVSQAGSLTASGELDLSMKTVQPQQQQQQLSAFGKTVSPSRPSPGSHPASPATISSPLLVTNGGSDSSSGMSPLHNKESGGGHELRRPSASPPSPWLWNAASCHHCGQTFQTTAALEQHIQTKHLQNEAHSAQKAVAV
- the LOC112576549 gene encoding sal-like protein 3 isoform X1, with the translated sequence MLMDLQKTQMIQWQVIHQLQSALASKLTASAGGGGSAPDVGPSTPLPGPLGLPPHLAHLMLPPQMSHLGLAAGHHPLSQQGLASYLSSQADKLKEVNKRPTEIDHNDDDDDEDNKKKIKQDDTCDDEHREESREGSSASSKAPEATKTSTPSSAPPSTTSMPILPPSAITTIANLSNSIGSIGGNGAATSGAGTSSGAPAVSIKRENLGSATYGSASLSALQRETDALKASILPGIHMPMTPEEYRGYCQRGTVLERSQYACDDPFFKHKCRFCHKVFGSDSALQIHVRSHTGERPFKCNICGNRFSTKGNLKVHFERHKAKYPHVKMNPNPVPEHLDRLPLPPVVPPPINTSTPIPPSLPLPPGILHHTEPHHPTLPPRLMFPGGGPGGLFPSGLGPSFMSPPLPRLPGPHFPPRTISSLVSPQPKMEPLLPSPKHSPRDTPTSVPHLDPNRAPSRSESETVAPRSGPTPDGHKSAGSIASNSSSSSGSRPPSSPPMPSIPPLSSFSGQACSTQSIVSSSVSPLTTVCSSMSSANPLPPLIPSHSSLSGHLPVSQPLMLPHPAQSFTSHSLPMTPTSFPLPSPLSSSLPMMRSPAAPFVPPPPLPGAPVDGLFRNSIIPSKTIDPSENLEQYMEIQKSETSKLEALVKNIEQKITDPNQCVICHRVLSCKSALQMHYRIHTGERPYRCKICGRCFTTKGNLKTHMGVHRAKPPVRMMHHCSICRKQFTNLLVLQQHIRMHTAAAMQGMPPHLFPQLPFPPGLPQHHKAFEPFDLSRPHEPKELDLSKGSSGHYGMGAERRELGGYHGDGQDGSLRDSEDENMDEELRKELDDNMEDDSMDGMDDHDGDGYGTADEHPGGVDPTSHHGGHSTYSENGDSDRPDSNMSAPYNFDSLPPNQPIPPTSDGMDSFMPSSYPHPKYNTSLAALEERVKAIDSHSAQTSFERFRNSMGLGSSPFFLDKSLSPGSLGHNTGGGEKSPISPRSQGPSETGSDLSRDDSKSSVADYGLNPLGFSMFGGLDAGRMGNSKLSTTCNICYKTFACRSALDIHYRSHTKERPFKCDACDRAFSTRGNLKQHTLTHKIRDFPDSKMTDDGDSSHSNNAMADENYDKECRDEESQNVEDRHSPAEPLVNGNTLAEAPTDSNIKASPPSSASNSPSASSQQRVPQCSSDADSQLKNPPYPSTSSNNNNSIIANKNSVPQGRDNEASVVVKNEHHSSSSSSPSSGGGESGVKRHKHQCMTCNKVFSSASALQIHTRTHTGDKPFKCTVCGKAFTTRGNLKVHMGTHMWNNSPSRRGRRMSIDPPFLLGHMREHPYLPSGAFPPAPRPPPPDMFFQYPPSFMNGLSPKLNEIPVIQSVNGGLGHHLPPVYPMPHHYPPSSKDDHHLKHPVDLLLGRSSGDIRERGDERGREHLSSLHARSPHSAPSPLNQRMSVDVSQAGSLTASGELDLSMKTVQPQQQQQQLSAFGKTVSPSRPSPGSHPASPATISSPLLVTNGGSDSSSGMSPLHNKESGGGHELRRPSASPPSPWLWNAASCHHCGQTFQTTAALEQHIQTKHLQNEAHSAQKAVAV